The genome window TGTGCCCCACCAGGCAccctcaggagctgctggcaggtggGCCAGTGCAGCAACACTGGCACGGGGACGGAGAGCACCGGCGCCAGCCCATTGGTGTTGTgtcacctccctgccccatcccgGACTCTGCAGGATCCGGCCACCAGCCACAAATGCTACAAGATCCCCCTCTGTGCCCAGGGGACAAGAGCTGTGACAGTGACATGGGgaccctgctcagcccctggTGTTGGGCAGGGGGCCAGGGCCACAGTAGAGCAGCCCCCAGAACTTTGGCAGGATGAGGTCCAAGGAACTGGAAAAAGGGGATGTCCCCTGCCACCTTCCCGTCCCTTTAGGGGACACGGAGGATGGGCTCATCGTGGAAGGCTGAGCACGGGTGGGACAAGGCACGGCAcagcctgggcaccctgctcctTCCAGCACAGACAGCGGGTGGCGTCTGCACCTCAGGGGTCGGGAGCAGCCCCCTCGCTGTCACCAGGCCCCGTGGTGGTGGCTCTGGAGGTGGCCTGAACCCTGCTGGGCCACCAAGAGGAGCCCTGGGGGATGACAAAGGGAGCGGAGCACAGAATCCGAGCCCTGGGGGCAGGAATTGGGCACCACGCACGGGGACAAAGGGCTTTGGCAGCGAAGGGAGCGCAGCATCAACCGCCCTGCCCCTTGTGCCTGAGCTGCCCGGCTCTGCACGGGGCCGCTGCCCGGGAACAGGCTCCCTCCCCACCGAACCACCCCACAGGACCAACACATCCATGACCGGGTGACGCTCAACCAAACAGCGGGGCTCTGACACGGAGGGCAGGGACTTGCTCATCCGCTCTGCTCACCCTCTGCTGGGTTTGGGGGGCTGGATGCACTCAGGGTGGTGacggggggacagggggacaagCGCTGGGGTGGGCACGGAGAGGACAGAGCCTGGAAGGCGCAGGGCACTCACCTCTGGCACGGCCTGGCCCCAGCCTCAGGGCAGCTCCTGCCGGAGGAGCCTGCCTGGAGCCCTCAGCTCTGAGCTCGGCGCGCACCGAGCCCCACGCAGAGGAAAtgaaggttaaaaacaaaagctccCCCCCCGCACCACGGCATGGcacttctgctttcctccaccgcttcctgtgctgcagagcgTGGGCGTCACAGCTGCCGGGGAGCTGGGCATGGCCGCATACCAGGGTGGCAGCGGCCCCACTGCCCGTCCTGCCCCTGCGGCACTGCACAGGCAGGACTGGGGCCAGGGGGAGATACTGGACTCTGCCAGGCTGAGGACgcatggggagggggcagcaaAGCCCCCGGTGCTTGGGGAAGATGTGGCTGCAGACCCTGCTGGAAGGCCAGACTGGAAGCCACGACTTCCCCAAGGGGAAGGGGCTTGGCTGAGCAGGACGGACGTGCCCCCCTCCGCTGCGCCCCCCAGCCCATCCCACTCCCTTGGGATGCTGAGCCAGAGGAGGATGCGAGAACATGGGGTGGGGATGGCGCTGCGAGCCCTCCCACTGCAGAAGGGGCTGAGGTGTCCCCTCAAACTTGCTCGCTgcacccaccagcacccccagaccGACTTCCCTCCTCTGGTCCCCCGGGGTGCTGGCTGCCACCCCGACACCTCCCTCCTGGGGGACACGGTGACACCAGTGGAGTCGCTCCCACCCCAAGCCACTGCCCTCCCAGCATGGCCTCTAAGCCCCCATCATTGCAGCGCAGACTGACAGAGGGAGCGGGAACGACTTGGCAGCTTAGGCTCCCTCTGCGAACAATAAATGCAGCTTCTGCTTTAGCAAAGACACCAAGAATTTGGGGCCTCAATCCTCCGCCAACCCTGGACAGGAGGGGAGGCCCACACTGAGCTTGCGGAGGACGTGGGTTTGCCACAGCTTCAGTAAGAGGCATCAGCCTCGCCAGAGATTTATTACCAGTTCACAGCAAGAATAAGAGACCAACAATGGGAGCTGGTCCCAGTGCCATCCATGTGGCACTCAGGGCAGCTGCGGTGCCACGAGGTCCACAGCACCTACAGCTTCTTGCCCTTCTTCAGCCGGTTGCGCTGCCACGTGTTGTACTTCCGCAGGCGCCTCCAGTACTCAATGGAGTCGGGGTCCATCTCCTCCAGCTTCTTGGGGGGCCCCACGTGGATCTGGAAAAGCCTGGGGGCGAACGCAGAGGAGTTTGCAACCAGGAGGACAAAGGAGGATGGAGGGGCAGTAGTGTGCGATCAAGGCACGAATCCCTCACCCACCGCATCCAGCGCTACCAGGGCAGgtccccgagcccccagccccaaggaAGAGAGAAGTTCCCATCCCTCCAACGCTCGTTGGTGCCCTCGGGATGGGCCTTCGGGGCCAGGCACCTCAGGGGGCCCACACCTACCAGTCGGGGTACTCGGAGTCGGGCTTCAGGGCCACATCAGGGCTGTCCTTGTGGTAGTTGACGCCCACAGCATAGGTGGCCAGCTTGACGGGGTCCGTGCACACCTCCGGCCCCTTCAGCTCCTCCTTTAGCACGCTCTTACCCTTGGCCTTCCCGCCTGCGGGGACGGGGGCACAGTCAGGCAGGGGGACgtggggatggggctgaggagcggggctggggcaggagcaagAGGAGACGGCCATGGGGTGAGGGGATGAAGGACTGGGGGCCGGGACCAAGATGAGGCCGGGACATAGGGCCAGGACATCGGGATGGGGCTCAGACATGGGGCCGGGACACAGGGCTAGGACGGGACAAGGATGGGACAAGGGGCCAGGACACCAGAACAGGATGGGACATGTACGGGACACTGGGACGGGACAGGACTGGGACACAGGGCCAGGACACCAGGACAGGGCTGGGACGCCGGgatggggcagagctgggacacGGGGCTGGGTCACTGGGACAGGGCACGGACACCGGGACCAGGCTGGGACGTGGGGCCAGGACaccgggacgggacgggatgggagGAGGATGGGGCATGGGGCAGGACACCGGGACAGGGCACGGAAACCGGGACCGGGCCGGGACACGGGTCCGGGACacctcggcccggcccggcccaccccaccccaccccaccccatcccggCCCTCACCCGGCTTCTTGGCGTAcccgcgggccgggccgggccgcacGGCGCTGGCCGCCCTCAGCAGCAACCGCGCGGCCatggcggggcggggcgggcccggAAATGGCGGCGGCACCGGCCCGGTCCGtccccggccccgtcccgctccgccccgtcccgtcccgctcCGTTCCGCTCCGGGACCGGGGCAGCGCCACCCCAGGGCCCCTCCGGCCCCtctgtgcccccctcccccggcccccgccaggccgagcccccccccccccgcgccgccaTGGAGAGCAGCATGGATTTCCAGGCTGCGCCCTCGGCCCCCGAtcccggccccgccgaggcCCCCGAGCCGCCGGCCATGGACACGGAGGAAGGGCCCGCGGGGCAGCCCGGAGCCCCGGGGCCCGGCGTGGCCgaggggcggccccgggggtcCCCCTGCAGCGGCACCGCCGGGGGTCGGCGGAGGGGTgcggcagccccgggccccGGGCGAGGCGGGGACGGGCGGAGCGGGCGCTGCCGGGCCTCGGGACGAGCCGTGGAAGAGGAGGCGGAGGACGACCCGCGGGGCCCCTCGGGCTGGGAGGCGAGCGTGGGGAGCGCcccccggggagcggggccgccccgcgcccccagcAGTGGTGACATGGAGTTGGACGAAGCGCCCGAGGACGCGGAGGACGAGCCTGCGGAGATCCGGGGCCTGCTGGCGCAGCTCGAGaccctcagccccagcctctgcGACCCCCCGGACCCGCCGTTGGCCTCGAGCGCTGGCATGGCCCCACCAGCGGGCGAGTGGGCCCCGCAGGGCTCCGGTGGGTGCCGGGGCAGGTGCCGGCCCTGCCCGCTGCACGTGGCCACGGGCAGGGGCCTGGCGACGcggccctgctgctcccagcactcGGCCTGCTCCCGGCCCTGCCACGGCCTGCTTTTTGCCGAGGCTGACCGGGAGGACTTGCTGAGCCTCCTGTGCTACGAGGGGGGCTTGCCCGAGGCCGGCGCCGAGACGCCCCTGGCCCGCTCTGACGTCCTGGCCGGGACCAACCTGGAGATGCTGCAGGCTCCAGAGGAACCGGCGGCTGTGGCTGAGCCTGGAGGGCCGGGCGCCTCGGAGGAAGGGCCTTCTGGCGGCTGGTTTTACGGAGAGGGGATCAGCGAGGTTGACCCCACCTGCGAGGGCAACCGGGACAGTTCGCCAGAGCCAGTCTGGGTGGCCCTGTCTTCTGCTGCGGCCCCGGAGAAAGAGCAGCTGCCCCAAGGCAATGTGACTGTGAGTGCATGGCCCACAGGCCTCGGTGGCGTGGCAGCAAGCCAGGATGTTCCCCTAGGCTCTGCCTCCTCGTGGGGTTttgggagggggcagaggggagcaaGGGAGGGCTTTTCCCTGGGGCTTACAGGACCTTGTGTTGCTGGGGTGCCCAGACAAGACCCTCAGTATCGGCTCTGGCTCCTGCTGTCCTGAATGTGCAGGACGTTCACACCTGCCTGAGGCATGCATGCCCTGGGGAGGAAGCCAGTGGGTCTGAACAggcccctcagccccagcaccttgTGCCCATGCTCTCCTGGTGCTCCCCAGGCTCCCAGTCAGGGTCTCACCCACCCTCTTGTTGCTTTGCAGAACAAGGAATCCCCTTCCTCCTGTCCAGCCTTCAAAGAGGGTGAGTAGCAGCTCTGCTTGAACCAGGAGTCCTGAGCCATCGCCTTCTGCACTGACATGAACACGGGGGTGGCCGGGGGtcccagctggggaaggagtgCTCGGCTCTGTGCCCAGGAGAAGGGGCCCCTTGGGCAGAGGCGTTGTTGCCACGTTTTGGAGAATATGGCTGCAGACTTCGGGTGGCTGGTTTGCTCACAGCTCACCTTTTGCTGTGTGAATGGGGTGCTTCAGGGATCCGGGGTGGTGCCCAGTgaaggaggaggcagccccGGGGTCAGCATTGGTCCCCGTGTGATGCCAGGAGCCCATCCCCCAGGCGCTGAGCCGCTTCACCACATGTAGGAGCACAGCAAACATACAGTGGcagctggcagcccccagccttcAGAGTCAGGAGGGAACCAGCCCCTGCTTTATCCCTCCCAATATCTCAGTTCCAGGCCCCTGCGACCCAGAGGATCTGCTGGATGGTGTGATTTTTGGGGCAAAGTACCTGGGCTCCACGCAGCTGGTCTCCGAGAGGAACCCCCCCACCAGCGTCCGCATGGCGCAGGCGCAGGAGGCTGTGGACAGGATCAAGGTGTGTGGGGGCACAGCCTGGCCTCTCGTGGGTGCAGGGCAATGCTCAGGCCAGGGCTGTGCGCAGGGGGACCCCAGCTGTAGGGCAGGGACCCGGAAGGGACCTCACTGGGGCACTTTGCAGGCACCAGAGGGGGAGTCCCAACCCATGACGGAGGTGGATCTGTTTGTCTCCACGCAGAGGATCAAGGTGCTCACGGCTGACACACAGGTGAGAAGAAACGGGAATGCCCTtgtggccctggggctgctgagaCCTTCCCGTCCGCCTTGGGATCTCTTCTGCCTGCCCACGCTGGTGGGGTCATGCGCAGGGATGGCCCACGGGCAaggctgtgcagctgggaggagacgTGTCACTCCACAGCCAACCCACACACGCGTGCTGTGCGTCCCTCggctggctgcctggctgcaCGAGGCCTCTCATGCAAACTAAGCCTCGGGGGAGCAAACTGAGCTCCAGGGGAGCTGGTCTTAAAGTTTTTGCAGCTCTTTGCTGTAggattattttctgctttatagtAAGAGGCCACAGAGCTGTGTTGTCCCCTGACTACACCTGGAGACACAAACGAGTCCTCGATTGAAGGAACTGTTTGTAGCTTTTAGCAAATACATGATTTCTCCCAGGCGCTTGAGCCACGTTTCAGCAGTGTGGGGTTTGAACCAGACCTCACCCAAATCCTTCTGACATGGAGCGGTGCCTGGCTGGCCCGTGGGCTGCCCGGAGGGGAGGGCTGAAGGTCTCTGCTGTGTCGCCCTTGCCAGGAGGCCATGATGGATCACTCCCTGCAGACCATCTCCTACATTGCTGACATCGGCTCCCTTGTGGTGCTCATGGCACGCCGCAAGCTGCCTCGGCGAGCGGAGGCGGCGGAGGAGAAGCGGCTCTACAAGATGATCTGCCATGTCTTCCACTCGGCTGATGTGAGTGGAAGCCAGACCCTCGGGAGGGCAGGGTGGTGTTGGGGTCCTGGTCCCCATCCTGCTGTAGTGACCGGGTGCTTGGTGTCTCTGCACTGGGGGCTTCTGATGCagtcagggagaggaggagggagcttGGGCACCCCTCCCATGTAGAGGGTCCCAGTGAGAAAAGAATGGGATTGGCACCACGAaggtgcagggcaggagccaggATGTTCTGCAGCTCCCAAGCCTCGGCTGCGCTGGGCAGAAcggtgctggcagctgctgggtcCAGTTTGGCACGAGGCCGTGGCCCTGAGCTGTGGCCACGAATGATCCCTCTCTATCCCCAGGCCCAGATCATCGCTCAGGCCATCGGGCAGGCATTTGGTGTGGCTTACCAGCGCTTCCTGGAGGCCAACAGCATCGACCCGAGTGAGCTGAGCCCTCGCCAGTACAGCCGTGCCCTTGAGGACCAGGAGCAGTACAATGCAGAGCTGACCCATTTCTCCCGGCAGGAGAACTGCAAGGACGTAAGAGCTGCTTTGGAGGGGTGAAGACAGCGTGGGGTATCAGCACGGTGCCTGCTGGCACCTCTCTGTGGCACCTCACCGTGGCTCCCTGAGCAGCCGAGGTGCTCCCTACAGAACTGGGCCCCCTCGCAGCTCGCTTTGAGCCCAGGACCCCCGTGCTGGGGCCGTGACACATGCCCCATGACCCAGCATCCCTCTTCTCGTGACCACGACCTCCCCGTGTCCACCCCCACAGGTCTGCATCCGGAAGCAGAAGGGGGAGATCCTGGGCATCGCCATCGTGGAGTCGGGCTGGGGTTCCATCCTGCCCACGGTGGTTGTCGCCAACCTCATGCACGGGGGCCCTGCGGAGCGTTCGGGCGAGCTGAGCATCGGGGACCGCCTCATGTCCGTCAACGGGACGAGCCTGGTGGGGCTGCCCCTCACCACCTGCCAGAGCATCATCCGGGtgagccggggctggggccaggggtGCTCCCGCTGCCAGGGCAGAGCCGGGGACCGGCCTGAATGCGTCCGCGGTGTCTGATACTAGGGTCCCCCCAAATGCTCCCAGGAAGGGGATGGATGGGTGGTAGGAGCATGCTCGGCGGGCAGAGGTGTGACAAGGCGGTGACAAAGCTGGGGGCTGAACCCGCAGCAGGGCgtgggcagggctgtgccccgGGGAGGTGGGTGGGTGAGGAAGGTGGGCTTTGTGGGGATGTGGCCAAATATCCTGGGGGGATCCTGTTGCACCTTCAGCCTCCTGAGCTGAAAGCAGCGTGGTCTCAGGGACAGAGTGGGGTGTCTTGGTCTGGATTTGTAAGTTCCTCTCCCTGAATTTGAGCATGGCAGTATTCTTGTgagtgcctcagtttccccgtTGAAAACAGGGTGCTAATCCTCAGCACCCCATGAGCAACGTGGCTGTGTCACCCCTCTCAGCCCCTCCAAGTGGCTTTCTGAAGTCTGACACGTCCCCATTCCATCTTCCAGGAGCTAAAGCACCAGACGGAGGTGACACTGAACATAGTTCACTGTCCCCCCGTCACCACGGCTGTCATCCGGCGCCCCGACTCCAAGTACCAGCTGGGCTTCTGTGTTGAGAATGGTGTGGTGAGTgctggcagggacagcagccGAGCCGGGCCAGGGTCAGCCGAGGGCTTCTGCTGCCCATCTGGCAGAGGGACGCGTGGCTCTGGCTGTGTCTGCATGGACGAGCACGCAGCACCAATGCTCCTTgcctctgctggggctgaggtTTCAAGGGTCTCTGCAGTGCCGTGGTGAAAGGCTCCTCGTAGCTCTCCTGCAGCGCTGCTGTTTGGGTTTGTCTCCTTGGCGCTCCTTAGCTGTTTGCTTTGGGGGTGGTGGTTTCTTCCTGACTACCTTGACGTGTCCTTTGTGACATTTGTCACCATCCCCAGTGCCCTGGCCActccctgctctgagctccACAGTGGCTGGGTTTGAAACGCCCcggaaaggcagagaggagcGTTTCCAGGATCAGCAGGAGAGGATGGGGTGGGTGGGCAGCAGAGGTGTGGTTGCATTTCCCACCAGCTCATGCTCCTGCTCATATTGAGACATGGTCACCCCGCCAgcacacaggagctgctgcctgaggGAGAagctctggctctgcagccagggACAGGAGCATGAGGGTTCAAGGCGTGGATGTGGGGAGGGGAGCTCTGTGCAGGCCAGGGGGCCAAAAGCCTGTGGAGTGTTCTTGCCATGCAGCTCAGCCCGAATCCCaccacagcagtgccaggggCCATCCCTGTGCTCGTTTGCAGGCCCTTGGGCTGGAGGAGACAGTGCCAAGCGCAGAGCTGTTGCTGGAGGAGGGGATTTGGGGCGGTCATGGTGCACGGCCCCGGGGTACAAGCACAGCTCTGATCTCACCAGCACTCCCTGCTCCCCAGATCTGCAGCCTGATGCGCGGGGGCATCGCAGAGAAAGGCGGCATCCGTGTGGGGCACCGCATCATCGAGATCAACGGGCAGAGCGTGGTGGCCACGCCGCACGAGAAGATCATCCAGATCCTCACGCAGGCCGTCAGCGAGGTAAGGCAGACCCCGGCTGGGTGACCACCGaggtccttgtgctggggggggctgtgactgcccctctgctccctgcagacGCTGTGGGCTGGGCTCAGGGCTttgccccagcagcctcccgCCTGGGGCTGGCATCTCCCAGCTGATCTGCGTGTCTCTGCCTAGGTCCACATCAAGACCATGCCGGCCTCCACGTACCGCTTACTgacggggcaggagcagcccgtGTTCCTCTGAGCGCTGGCTGTGCCCGGCTGTCGCTGCACATGCCTGGGGCCAGGCAGGAGTGAGTCCGGGGCCTCCAGGGTGGGAcaggctctgcctcctgccccaggacccTCATCGGAACCCTCTGGCCCCCAGCAGGGCCTAATCCTGCACCTCTTTGGTTTTACTCAGGACACAGTGGGAGACGGGGGGCCGATGCCCAGCTTGAGCAGTGTTAGGGCCTGTGGTGCACAGTTCAGGCCCGTGActccctctctgcctctgtTCACCCCTCCCTGCCTCACAGTGCCTGCACGGCGCCATCCCCCTGCTCCTCGGGGTCCCTCGCCTTGGCTTGGTGCTGGCAGGGGAGAAGGGACCCGCTGTGAAAGGCCGCCCCCTCCAGTCACCGCAGATCGTGCTCTTACACTTGCCACTGGTGCCTTTCGCTAGCTGGGGATGGAACTTGAGCACAGCTCGGGGGCCTGTCATAGCACAGCCCCGAGCGGCGCTGCCCCTGCACACCCGGATGTGGGCGCACGCCAGCACCCAAGGGAGAGCCGGCAGCTCCCAGGCTCAGCCTTaagggcagcagcaccctcaGCACCCACTGCCCCTCCCGGGCTTTGCCAGGGGCCTGGTGGGGCGCAAACAACCTCCCTGTTAGACCCGTTGCACCAAGCTGGGAAACTACCTCTGCCTCCCCAGTGCTGCCTTTAACTGCTCTGCATGCACAGCTGGGTGCCAGCCctcggggctgctccccagtgcAGCAAAAGGGAACATGGCACGGCTACATCCCAGGGAGCGTGGGGACATGAGCCCCAAGGACCAGCCTGCAGCTGAGTGCTCCGTGGGGAACGTGTCATTCACAAAGGGGTATCTGGGATCCTTCGGCTGAGGCAGCCTGAGGTGACTTTGCCTGTGTGCTTGGttggtgtaaaaataaaagtttgggGGAATGTTGGAGGCTGTGTTTCAGGAGCcgtggctgggctgcagtggaGGAAGCTCAGGCTGGGGGATGCAGCCTCGAGCCCGCTGCGGTGCCAGACGTCGGTCCAAGCCCACCGCCCCCAGGCTGGTCCTGCACCAGTGCCCACTGGGGACAGGGatcagggcaggcagggggccCTGCCCACAGAGGTGTGCGGATCCCAGCAAGGCTGCCCTGCTGTACAcctcccctgcctgctgccacgCAGTACACACGGAAACAGCCCGTCCTAAATAAACGTCCCCtttatttcagctgcagaggCTGCGGATGAAAGGGGGAAGGAGGcacttggtggtggtggctggcGACGGGCGCAGGCACACCTGGCCCAGCTGTGGGATGCTGCgtggcactgctggggctgtCACCCGGCCCCGGTGGCAtggggctgtggcagggctggCCCAAGGGGCCCGGCTGCCCAGCAGGGCGGAGGCTGGCCTGGAAGCGTGGAGGGGTCCCGGGCAGGCGCTGAGCCTGCCCCACTACACGTCCGTAGCGGGGCCCCACTCGTAGCCTTCGTCCTGGTCAGAGTCATCTCTGGCTCGTGTGAATCTCTTCCTCACAGCGTCATGCTCATATTCCCTGGGGGACAAGGGGCTGCGGTGATGCCTCTGCGACGTGGTCAGCAGAGACAGTCACCGCCGTGCAGGACCAGGCTGCGCAGAGCTGGCACCAATCCCCCCCCGGGGCGTGGGGTACCTGATGCTGCTGTGCTGCGTCCACTGTCCCTGCGGGTGCTGCTCTGTCACCTGTGTAAAAAGAGTCGGGCATCAGAGGTGGCCAGGCATGATTTGTGCCCAGCCTGGGGGCTGGGCTGCGTTTCCCCATAGGAAAACGTTCCAAGGCACCAAGGaccctgcagagctggaggtgaTAGCCCTTCTCCCACCAGTACCACAGGAAGATAGGAATTCACCCCCACAGGTGGGTTCtgggccccccctgccccaccagcccctgctACAGGTGTGGGGCGCCCACCTGCTCGCTCAGGCCATGGCTCGGGTACGTCTGTGCCGGCTCAGAGGAGCGGGCCAGCGCGGGCTGATCGTAGGCGTCCTCTGCCTCGCCGTCGGTGTAGGCACCCGCCTCGCCATCCGTGTCATCGTAGTCGCTGTTGGCGTGACTGTCACAGGTCAGGTAGCCCGAGGCCGCCCTGCTTGATGGGTTCAGCAGGTCCAGGCTGTCCTCCAGAGCCACGTCCACCTGTGGGGAGGGGATGAAGGAGACCTGGGACCCTGGGCATGGAGAGGACGGACACAGCCCCACACGGTCCTGGCACCATTACCCATCTGCCTGCCCCCCTGCAAGGCTGAGTCTTGCCCCAAGGGACCCCCTGCCCCATACCTGCTCTGCTGCCGTCCAAACAGGCTGGCTCTGCTGCGTCCTGATGATGTCCTTGATCTGCTCGTACCAGGCATTGCCGCTGCCGCTGAGGCTGATGGTGGCAGTGAAGAGGTGGCTGCAGTACTTCTTCATCTTGGTGGCCTGGGCATAGAGGCGTCGGGAGCTCTTCCTGGATTCGGGCGCCAGCCACTGGCGCATGGCCTTGATGCCCTGCCGACTCTCAGGCTCACAAAACACCACCACGGGGTAGTACTGCACGTAGTTGAGGCGCTCCACAGCCAAGGGTGTGATGTCCAGCAGAGCATGCTTGTCCTGGGGCAGGGCACCAGCACTCAGCCCACTGGGGAcggtgctggaggcagggggCTCCCTGAGGGCTCCCCCTGCCAGGCCCTGGCCCACCCAGCCCCCAGGGCATGGGGAAGATCCCCCAGGCTCTCACCTTTTCTGCGATTTGCCGCACCGAGTCCAACTTGATGACCTTGGATGATGTCCCGTCTCGGGGCACGCTTGCTGCAGGACAAGGAGAAGGGCGtgagagcagctggggcagatGTGACGTCCCCTGTAGTCCCAGACAGGGTCTGGCCGTGGGGCTCTGACCCTCCAAGGGGGATGTCTGGAGCTAGCTTGCCCCACGATGCGTGGGGAGAGGGTGCTTGAGTCCAGGAGGGAGTTGGGGTGTCACAAAGGGGCAGTGAGGCAGGATCTGAACCGTCAGTAAAGAGCTCCCACAGCCGCCAGCACCGAGGGtccagctgctgagcacagtTCACCCCGGTGTGGAGGGCACTCACGGGCAATCTCAAACAGCGCAGGCAGCTCCGTGCTCAGCTTCTGCATGGCAATGTCCGCGATGGGGCCCAGGATCACCACCGGCCGC of Cygnus atratus isolate AKBS03 ecotype Queensland, Australia chromosome 26, CAtr_DNAZoo_HiC_assembly, whole genome shotgun sequence contains these proteins:
- the MRPL54 gene encoding 39S ribosomal protein L54, mitochondrial, which produces MAARLLLRAASAVRPGPARGYAKKPGGKAKGKSVLKEELKGPEVCTDPVKLATYAVGVNYHKDSPDVALKPDSEYPDWLFQIHVGPPKKLEEMDPDSIEYWRRLRKYNTWQRNRLKKGKKL
- the APBA3 gene encoding amyloid-beta A4 precursor protein-binding family A member 3 gives rise to the protein MESSMDFQAAPSAPDPGPAEAPEPPAMDTEEGPAGQPGAPGPGVAEGRPRGSPCSGTAGGRRRGAAAPGPGRGGDGRSGRCRASGRAVEEEAEDDPRGPSGWEASVGSAPRGAGPPRAPSSGDMELDEAPEDAEDEPAEIRGLLAQLETLSPSLCDPPDPPLASSAGMAPPAGEWAPQGSGGCRGRCRPCPLHVATGRGLATRPCCSQHSACSRPCHGLLFAEADREDLLSLLCYEGGLPEAGAETPLARSDVLAGTNLEMLQAPEEPAAVAEPGGPGASEEGPSGGWFYGEGISEVDPTCEGNRDSSPEPVWVALSSAAAPEKEQLPQGNVTNKESPSSCPAFKEVPGPCDPEDLLDGVIFGAKYLGSTQLVSERNPPTSVRMAQAQEAVDRIKAPEGESQPMTEVDLFVSTQRIKVLTADTQEAMMDHSLQTISYIADIGSLVVLMARRKLPRRAEAAEEKRLYKMICHVFHSADAQIIAQAIGQAFGVAYQRFLEANSIDPSELSPRQYSRALEDQEQYNAELTHFSRQENCKDVCIRKQKGEILGIAIVESGWGSILPTVVVANLMHGGPAERSGELSIGDRLMSVNGTSLVGLPLTTCQSIIRELKHQTEVTLNIVHCPPVTTAVIRRPDSKYQLGFCVENGVICSLMRGGIAEKGGIRVGHRIIEINGQSVVATPHEKIIQILTQAVSEVHIKTMPASTYRLLTGQEQPVFL